One Panicum virgatum strain AP13 chromosome 3N, P.virgatum_v5, whole genome shotgun sequence DNA segment encodes these proteins:
- the LOC120664992 gene encoding calreticulin-3-like isoform X2 — protein sequence MGRAFLHRALVLSSLLLLASGEIFFEERFDDGWEHRWVKSDWKRSQGQAGTFRHTAGTYSGDPDDKGIQTTGDAKHFAISAKFSEFSNKNRTLVVQYSLKIEQDIECGGAYIKLMSGHVNQKKFGGDTPYSFMFGPDICGDQKKKLHLILSYQGQNYPIKKDLKCETDKLTHFYTFVLRPDATYSILIDNREREFGSMYTDWDILPPRRIKDVNAKKPKDWDDREYIEDPDQVKPEGYDSIPKEIPDPKDKKPESWDDDDDGIWKPRMIPNPEYKGPWKRKKIKNPNYKGKWKTPWIDNPEFEDDPDLYVLKPLQYVGIEVWQVKAGSVFDNILICDDPDYARHVVDETFAANKEAEKEAFEGAEKKRKAREEEEARRAREEGERRRRERDRDRGRDRYRDRYKRHRHYDYHDEL from the exons ATGGGCCGCGCCTTCCTCCACCGCGCGCTGGTCCTCTCGTCGCTGCTCCTCCTCGCCTCCGGCGAGATCTTCTTCGAGGAGCGATTCGATG ATGGGTGGGAGCACCGTTGGGTGAAATCTGATTGGAAAAGGAGCCAAGGACAAGCTGGAACATTCCGGCACACAGCGGGAACCTATTCTGGAGATCCTGATGATAAAG GTATACAAACAACTGGGGATGCCAAACATTTTGCTATATCGGCAAAATTCTCAGAATTTAGTAACAAGAACCGAACATTAGTGGTCCAGTACTCGCTAAAAATCGAGCAGGATATTGAATGTGGCGGTGCTTACATCAAACTCATGTCTGGCCATGTCAACCAGAAGAAATTTGGTGGCGACACACCTTACAG CTTCATGTTTGGGCCTGATATATGTGGGGATCAGAAAAAGAAGCTCCATCTCATACTTTCGTACCAGGGGCAAAACTACCCTATCAAGAAAGATTTAAAATGTGAAACAGACAAGTTGACACATTTTTACACATTTGTTCTCAGACCTGATGCCACTTATAGCATCCTTATTGATAACCGGGAGAGAGAATTTGGGAGCATGTACACTGACTGGGATATCCTTCCTCCTCGTAGGATCAAAGATGTTAATGCAAAAAAG CCAAAAGATTGGGATGACAGGGAGTATATTGAAGATCCTGATCAAGTTAAGCCAGAG GGATATGACTCAATTCCTAAAGAGATACCTGATCCTAAGGACAAAAAG CCTGAGTCAtgggatgacgacgacgacggtatATGGAAGCCTAGAATGATACCGAATCCAGAATACAAGGGACCATGGAAGCGGAAG AAAATTAAGAATCCTAACTACAAAGGAAAGTGGAAGACCCCATGGATTGACAATCCAG AGTTTGAGGATGACCCGGACCTATACGTTTTGAAACCTTTGCAGTATGTGGGGATTGAAGTCTGGCAG GTCAAAGCCGGTTCTGTTTTTGACAACATTTTGATTTGTGATGATCCGGACTATGCAAGACATGTTGTAGATGAAACTTTTGCTGCAAATAAGGAG GCTGAAAAGGAGGCCTTCGAAGGAGctgaaaagaagaggaaggCTAGAGAAGAAGAG GAAGCACGGCGGgcgcgggaggaaggggagagacgaaggcgagagagggatagGGACCGTGGCAGGGATCGTTACAGGGATAGATATAAG CGTCATAGGCACTACGACTACCAT GACGAGCTATAG
- the LOC120664992 gene encoding calreticulin-3-like isoform X1, with the protein MGRAFLHRALVLSSLLLLASGEIFFEERFDDGWEHRWVKSDWKRSQGQAGTFRHTAGTYSGDPDDKGIQTTGDAKHFAISAKFSEFSNKNRTLVVQYSLKIEQDIECGGAYIKLMSGHVNQKKFGGDTPYSFMFGPDICGDQKKKLHLILSYQGQNYPIKKDLKCETDKLTHFYTFVLRPDATYSILIDNREREFGSMYTDWDILPPRRIKDVNAKKPKDWDDREYIEDPDQVKPEGYDSIPKEIPDPKDKKPESWDDDDDGIWKPRMIPNPEYKGPWKRKKIKNPNYKGKWKTPWIDNPEFEDDPDLYVLKPLQYVGIEVWQVKAGSVFDNILICDDPDYARHVVDETFAANKEVRTRYVVIHDVSHWEPFAQFIYVLQAEKEAFEGAEKKRKAREEEEARRAREEGERRRRERDRDRGRDRYRDRYKRHRHYDYHDEL; encoded by the exons ATGGGCCGCGCCTTCCTCCACCGCGCGCTGGTCCTCTCGTCGCTGCTCCTCCTCGCCTCCGGCGAGATCTTCTTCGAGGAGCGATTCGATG ATGGGTGGGAGCACCGTTGGGTGAAATCTGATTGGAAAAGGAGCCAAGGACAAGCTGGAACATTCCGGCACACAGCGGGAACCTATTCTGGAGATCCTGATGATAAAG GTATACAAACAACTGGGGATGCCAAACATTTTGCTATATCGGCAAAATTCTCAGAATTTAGTAACAAGAACCGAACATTAGTGGTCCAGTACTCGCTAAAAATCGAGCAGGATATTGAATGTGGCGGTGCTTACATCAAACTCATGTCTGGCCATGTCAACCAGAAGAAATTTGGTGGCGACACACCTTACAG CTTCATGTTTGGGCCTGATATATGTGGGGATCAGAAAAAGAAGCTCCATCTCATACTTTCGTACCAGGGGCAAAACTACCCTATCAAGAAAGATTTAAAATGTGAAACAGACAAGTTGACACATTTTTACACATTTGTTCTCAGACCTGATGCCACTTATAGCATCCTTATTGATAACCGGGAGAGAGAATTTGGGAGCATGTACACTGACTGGGATATCCTTCCTCCTCGTAGGATCAAAGATGTTAATGCAAAAAAG CCAAAAGATTGGGATGACAGGGAGTATATTGAAGATCCTGATCAAGTTAAGCCAGAG GGATATGACTCAATTCCTAAAGAGATACCTGATCCTAAGGACAAAAAG CCTGAGTCAtgggatgacgacgacgacggtatATGGAAGCCTAGAATGATACCGAATCCAGAATACAAGGGACCATGGAAGCGGAAG AAAATTAAGAATCCTAACTACAAAGGAAAGTGGAAGACCCCATGGATTGACAATCCAG AGTTTGAGGATGACCCGGACCTATACGTTTTGAAACCTTTGCAGTATGTGGGGATTGAAGTCTGGCAG GTCAAAGCCGGTTCTGTTTTTGACAACATTTTGATTTGTGATGATCCGGACTATGCAAGACATGTTGTAGATGAAACTTTTGCTGCAAATAAGGAGGTACGCACACGATATGTTGTGATCCATGATGTCTCCCACTGGGAACCCTTTGCTCAGTTTATTTATGTACTGCAGGCTGAAAAGGAGGCCTTCGAAGGAGctgaaaagaagaggaaggCTAGAGAAGAAGAG GAAGCACGGCGGgcgcgggaggaaggggagagacgaaggcgagagagggatagGGACCGTGGCAGGGATCGTTACAGGGATAGATATAAG CGTCATAGGCACTACGACTACCAT GACGAGCTATAG